In the genome of Campylobacter avium LMG 24591, the window TTTTCAAATATAGCTAAAATAGGCTTTCTTAGGTTTTTATGTTTCTAAAGGATACAATCAAGCTTAATTAATACTTAATTTATTTTCAAAAATACACAGAAAATACTACTTTTCTTGTATTATATTTCTAAGCAAATCAAACGAAAGGATTAACTATGAAAAAAGTTCCAACCCGTGATGAAGCTATAAAAAAATTTAGGAATTTTGTTACTTTTAGAAACAAAATTTCAATTTTTTTATCTTTAGTTATCATAGTTTTGTATTACCTATTTACGATAGGTATAGGTGCTTTCCCAAATCTTTTAGGTTTTAGCATAGGACCTAGCTCTATAAGCGTTGGGATTGTTTATGGACTTGCTTTGATTATCATATCAGTCATTAGCACAGGGCTTTACACTTTTTTTGCCAATCAGCATTTTGACAAAGTTCAAAAAGAAATTTTAGAAGATTTGCAAGATAGCGGTGCCTTGAAAGACTTGCAAGACGGAAAGGTGTAGATATGAAAAAGATTTTATTAGCTTTATTTTTTGCTTCAAATTTATTTGCAGCAGCCATAGAAACAGGTGGTGCAAAGTCAGAGTTTAATCCAATAGCAGTTACTATGTTTGCTATCTTTGTTATTGCTACTTTGGGGATTACTTATTATTCAAACAAAAAATCCCAATCAGCAAGCAGCTTTTACACGGCCGGCGGAAACATAACAGGCATGCAAAACGGCACGGCAATAGCTGGTGATTTCATGAGTGCTGCCTCTTTCCTAGGAATTACCGCACTTGTTTTTACAAACGGATTTGATGGGCTTATTTACTCCATAGGATTTTTGGTTGGTTGGCCTATAGTTTTATTTTTAATAGCTGAAAAATTCAGGAATTTAGGCAAATTTACCTTTGCAGATATAACAGCTTACAGACTTGATGTAAAACCTATTCGTATTATATCAGCAATTTCAGGGCTTTGTGTGATTGTATTTTATCTCATAGCGCAAATGGTCGGAGCAGGGCAGCTCATACAAGTGCTTTTTGGCTTGCCTTACACTGTGGCTGTGATTATAGTCGGTATTTTAATGATATGTTATGTTGTTTTTGGCGGAATGCACGCAACTACTTGGGTGCAAATAATTAAGGCTATTATGCTTTTACTAGGAACCACTTTTATGGCTTTGATGATTTTGTATTTGACTAAATTTGACTTGTCTTATTATTTTTCACAAGCCATACAAAATCACCCAAAAGGTGCTAGTATAATGCTTCCAGGAACTTTCTTGCCCGACACAGTTTCAGCTGTTTCTTTGGGACTTGCCTTGATGTTTGGAACTGCTGGGCTTCCTCATATCTTGATGAGATTTTTCACAGTTAAGGACGCGAAAGAGGCTAGAAAGTCTGTATTTTACGCTACCGGTTTGATAGGGTATTTTTACATCCTTACCTTTATCATAGGCTTTGGAGCTATAGCTCTTTTAATGGGCAATCCAGAATACACAAACGCTGATGGAAGCTTTAACGGTGCTACTAATATGGTGGCAGTTATTTTGGCTAAGGCTATTGGTGGGGATTATTTCTTGGGCTTTATTTCAGCTGTTGCATTTGCAACTATTTTAGCTGTTGTTGCCGGACTTGCTATATCAGGAGCTGGAGCTATATCTCACGATTTATTTGTAAATGTTTGCAAAAACGGAGTGTGCGATCCTAAACTTGAAATGAGAGTTACAAAGATAGCTACGGTTGGACTTGGAATTTTAGCTATTATTCTTGGCATAGTTTTTGAAAATCAAAATGTCGCCTTTACGGTTGGACTTGCCTTCGCCATAGCAGCAAGTGTGAATTTCCCTATACTCTTACTAAGTATTTATTGGAGTGGCTTAACTACAAAGGGTGCTTTTTGGGGAGGTTTAATAGGGCTTGTAACCGTTATGTCTCTTGTTATACTTTCACCTAGTGTTTGGGTAAAAAGCTTTGGTTTTGCTGAGGCTATATTTCCTTATGATCACCCAGCCATCTTTTCTATGCCTTTAACCTTTGTCTTGGTTTATCTAATTTCTAAATTTGATAATTCTGCAAGGGCAAAGATTGATAGAGAGGGCTTTAAAGCACAAGACTTTAGAGCACAAAGCGGCGTTGGTATAAGCGAGGCCGTGGCACACTAAAATTATAGGGACAAGCTTTTGTCCCTATATGAATTTTTACTTTTTGCTTTGTCTTTCCTTAAATTCTTTTTTCAATCTCTTACTTTCAAAGTAAAATTTGATATACCCTCCCTTATACCAAGACTTATCAGCTTTCATAAGCGCAAGTCCTAGCTTATAAGTTAGACATTCCTTTTCTTTTAAGGCTGCTTCATAGTCTGGATATGAAGCTAAAGGAGGAAGCTTTAAAGAAGGATTTTTTGAAATTTTATCATTATAAGTTTTTTGCTCAGCCTTGTATTTTTCTTTTATATAAGATAAAACATAAGGAAGTCTTATGTAGCCCTTTATACTTTTTGAATTTAGTATTAAGGCTTGTCCAAGTTTATAAGCTAAGTGATTTTGCACTCTAAGTTTTGCACTTGTGTGTATATTTGGATAAGGATTTTTTGTATCTGCTAAAATTTGTTCTAAATCTCTTATTTTTTGATTTAATATTTTACTTTCTAATATATCTTTATGAGTAAAACCTAAATCTTTTTCTAGTATCTTATTTTTAAGTTCTTTTCTTTTTACCTTTTCTTCTAAAAACCTAATATTTAAGATTTTTTCTTTTTGTTCTGGTGAGTTTAGACTTTCTTTTAAAGAAGTATTTTCGTTTTTTAAGTTTGAAAGTTCATTTTCTAAATGA includes:
- a CDS encoding DUF485 domain-containing protein translates to MKKVPTRDEAIKKFRNFVTFRNKISIFLSLVIIVLYYLFTIGIGAFPNLLGFSIGPSSISVGIVYGLALIIISVISTGLYTFFANQHFDKVQKEILEDLQDSGALKDLQDGKV
- a CDS encoding cation acetate symporter, which encodes MKKILLALFFASNLFAAAIETGGAKSEFNPIAVTMFAIFVIATLGITYYSNKKSQSASSFYTAGGNITGMQNGTAIAGDFMSAASFLGITALVFTNGFDGLIYSIGFLVGWPIVLFLIAEKFRNLGKFTFADITAYRLDVKPIRIISAISGLCVIVFYLIAQMVGAGQLIQVLFGLPYTVAVIIVGILMICYVVFGGMHATTWVQIIKAIMLLLGTTFMALMILYLTKFDLSYYFSQAIQNHPKGASIMLPGTFLPDTVSAVSLGLALMFGTAGLPHILMRFFTVKDAKEARKSVFYATGLIGYFYILTFIIGFGAIALLMGNPEYTNADGSFNGATNMVAVILAKAIGGDYFLGFISAVAFATILAVVAGLAISGAGAISHDLFVNVCKNGVCDPKLEMRVTKIATVGLGILAIILGIVFENQNVAFTVGLAFAIAASVNFPILLLSIYWSGLTTKGAFWGGLIGLVTVMSLVILSPSVWVKSFGFAEAIFPYDHPAIFSMPLTFVLVYLISKFDNSARAKIDREGFKAQDFRAQSGVGISEAVAH